A single genomic interval of Rosistilla ulvae harbors:
- a CDS encoding sigma-70 family RNA polymerase sigma factor — MSQSTTQFLLDRAREGDADAFGELLEQYRSYLWILAHRYLDDRLRQRIDPADLVQITFMEAQRDLPAFRGQEPAAFVVWIRNILRNNLASAVARHVITQKRSVAHEVRLANDSSRGPGLAGQLAGSTTSPSQQIMRAETSQALLDALDQLPEMQAAAIKLRYMEGLNMKEISEAVGKTEMAVGGLLKRGLKRLREILLDESQ; from the coding sequence TTGTCCCAATCCACCACTCAATTTCTGCTCGATCGGGCCCGCGAAGGGGATGCCGACGCCTTTGGCGAGCTGCTGGAACAGTATCGCAGCTATCTGTGGATTTTGGCCCACCGCTATCTCGACGATCGGTTGCGGCAACGGATCGATCCGGCCGATCTGGTTCAGATCACGTTCATGGAAGCCCAACGCGACCTTCCCGCGTTTCGAGGCCAGGAACCGGCGGCGTTTGTCGTTTGGATCCGCAACATCCTGCGGAACAACCTCGCGTCGGCGGTGGCTCGGCACGTGATCACTCAGAAACGCTCGGTCGCTCACGAAGTTCGGCTGGCCAACGATTCGTCGCGTGGGCCGGGACTGGCGGGGCAATTGGCGGGCAGCACGACCAGCCCCAGCCAACAGATCATGCGGGCGGAGACTTCACAGGCGCTGCTGGACGCGCTGGATCAATTGCCCGAGATGCAGGCGGCGGCGATCAAGCTGCGGTACATGGAAGGGCTGAACATGAAAGAGATCAGCGAAGCGGTCGGCAAGACGGAGATGGCGGTTGGCGGGCTGTTGAAGCGGGGGCTGAAGCGGCTGCGGGAAATTCTGTTGGACGAGAGCCAATAG
- a CDS encoding redoxin domain-containing protein, producing the protein MKSLFAIAMVAVAAATAARADDSLTAAADDLVPRYFLAMVHAPEVHAELELSEAQIADLENVFQSVDSAWFQSRLLPADQQNKIIDRTELPVRKWFADNTSAKQQQRLKQLECYSQGVRMLLTDEVATQLDIDRGQQTKLIALAKTCRDLEQRLQKAVAAKQPTDDLTEKLQKAVAVEREGYKQVLKTQQIQKLGQVLGEPFDTGQLKRTYPMAPEFVAVEHWLNSPPLQIRELKGKVVLVHFYAFQCHNCHANFAHYQRWHRELRDKGVVVVGIQTPETSRERDPKAVLAAAVDRQLEFPILVDLGSQNWRAWGNTMWPTVYVVDKQGYIRHWWQGELNWQGATGDKTIEDLVEQLLQEG; encoded by the coding sequence ATGAAATCCCTCTTCGCCATCGCGATGGTTGCCGTCGCCGCTGCGACCGCCGCCCGCGCCGACGATTCCCTTACCGCGGCTGCCGACGATTTGGTCCCCCGCTATTTTTTGGCGATGGTGCATGCTCCTGAAGTCCACGCCGAACTGGAGCTCTCCGAAGCGCAGATCGCTGATTTGGAAAACGTCTTCCAAAGTGTCGATTCAGCTTGGTTTCAATCGCGTCTGCTGCCTGCCGACCAACAGAACAAGATCATCGATCGGACCGAGCTACCGGTTCGCAAGTGGTTCGCCGACAACACATCTGCGAAACAACAGCAACGACTGAAGCAACTGGAATGTTATTCGCAAGGCGTGCGGATGCTGTTGACCGATGAGGTGGCGACGCAGTTGGATATCGATCGCGGCCAACAAACCAAACTGATCGCGTTGGCAAAGACCTGCCGCGATTTGGAGCAACGTCTTCAGAAGGCTGTCGCCGCCAAACAGCCGACCGACGACCTGACCGAGAAATTGCAAAAGGCAGTCGCAGTGGAACGCGAGGGCTACAAACAGGTGCTTAAGACCCAGCAGATCCAAAAACTGGGGCAGGTTTTGGGAGAGCCCTTCGACACCGGCCAGCTGAAGCGGACCTATCCAATGGCTCCCGAATTCGTCGCCGTCGAACACTGGCTCAATTCGCCTCCGCTGCAGATCCGCGAGCTGAAAGGGAAGGTGGTGCTGGTGCATTTTTATGCTTTCCAATGCCACAACTGCCACGCCAACTTTGCTCATTACCAACGCTGGCACCGCGAACTGCGCGACAAGGGCGTCGTCGTGGTCGGTATCCAGACGCCGGAGACCTCGCGGGAACGCGATCCAAAAGCGGTGCTGGCGGCGGCGGTCGACCGCCAGTTGGAGTTTCCGATCCTTGTCGACCTCGGCTCGCAAAACTGGCGTGCCTGGGGAAACACGATGTGGCCAACCGTTTACGTCGTCGACAAACAGGGGTACATCCGGCACTGGTGGCAAGGCGAATTGAATTGGCAGGGTGCGACGGGGGACAAGACGATCGAGGACCTGGTCGAACAATTGCTCCAAGAAGGCTAA
- a CDS encoding efflux RND transporter periplasmic adaptor subunit, which produces MKFSLKTFIWLTMFVALALASAFTLIPKPVAVEFATATVGPLRVTVQEDGKTRIREKYIVSAPVSGRISRIELDAGDHCDEKTLLAVILPSDPAILDSRARAEANARVLASEAALQRANSNAEQARINHELSQSKLERAETLLGSRAISEEQYDVVRAEQLAAAQAIKTASFDTEIARFELEMAEAAVDQFSDKQKESSAEPFEIYAPISGRVLRVFEESSTVVAVGTPLLELGDPHNLEIEIDVLSTDAVRIKPGAELMVEHWGGDTPLAGNVRVIEPGAFTKISSLGVEEQRVNIIADFNEPVERISALGDGYRIEARITIKELSKALQIPNSALFRHQRKWHVLSIVDGKANLQPVQIGLQSESETQIIDGLSPGDRVIVYPSDAITPGTAVKPVPRVP; this is translated from the coding sequence ATGAAGTTCTCACTCAAAACATTCATCTGGTTGACGATGTTCGTTGCCCTGGCATTGGCCAGCGCATTCACATTGATCCCCAAACCGGTCGCCGTCGAATTTGCGACCGCCACGGTCGGCCCGCTACGTGTAACGGTGCAAGAGGACGGCAAGACGCGGATCCGCGAAAAGTACATCGTTTCGGCTCCCGTCTCGGGGCGGATCTCTCGAATCGAACTGGACGCCGGCGACCACTGCGATGAAAAAACGCTTCTGGCAGTGATCCTGCCGAGCGATCCGGCGATCCTCGACTCGCGGGCGCGAGCCGAAGCGAACGCAAGAGTCTTGGCATCCGAAGCCGCTCTGCAGCGAGCCAACTCCAACGCCGAACAGGCTCGGATCAACCATGAACTGAGCCAATCGAAGCTGGAACGCGCCGAGACGCTGCTGGGCAGCCGAGCGATCTCGGAAGAACAATACGACGTCGTCAGGGCCGAGCAATTGGCGGCGGCTCAAGCGATCAAGACCGCCAGTTTTGATACCGAGATCGCTCGCTTTGAATTAGAGATGGCCGAAGCCGCCGTCGATCAATTCTCCGATAAACAGAAGGAATCGTCGGCGGAGCCGTTTGAAATCTATGCGCCGATCTCGGGTCGCGTGTTGCGAGTTTTTGAAGAGAGTTCCACGGTCGTCGCTGTCGGCACGCCGCTGTTGGAATTAGGCGATCCTCATAATTTGGAGATCGAAATCGACGTCCTCTCCACCGACGCGGTCCGGATCAAACCGGGAGCCGAATTGATGGTCGAGCACTGGGGGGGCGATACGCCGTTGGCGGGCAACGTCCGCGTGATCGAACCGGGTGCGTTCACAAAGATCTCATCGCTGGGAGTCGAAGAGCAACGCGTCAACATCATCGCCGACTTCAACGAACCGGTGGAAAGGATCTCTGCTCTGGGGGACGGTTATCGAATCGAAGCTCGAATCACGATCAAGGAACTCAGCAAAGCCCTGCAAATTCCCAACAGTGCTTTATTTCGTCACCAGCGGAAATGGCATGTGTTGTCCATCGTCGATGGGAAAGCCAACCTGCAACCTGTGCAGATCGGTTTGCAGAGCGAATCGGAGACACAGATTATCGACGGGCTGAGCCCAGGTGATCGCGTGATCGTTTACCCCAGCGACGCCATCACGCCCGGCACCGCAGTCAAACCGGTCCCACGCGTCCCGTGA
- a CDS encoding ABC transporter permease — protein sequence MLKLDRKLIRDLMQMKGQVVAIVLVIAAGVATFVMSMCSYASLATSKDSFYREFRFADVFSSARRVPDTMLPRIAQISGVASVEARIVDDVLLDVPEMADPATARLISVPEYGDAVLNKLYIARGRMLEAGRTGEVVVSEVFADAHGFVAGDTVDAIINGRRQTLKIVGVALSPEYVLQVQPGSIMPDNKRFGVFWINQRDLEAALDMTGAFNSVTLKLAYDSNVDEVIDQLDRLLKPFGSVGAYDRDQQISHQFLSDEMAQLRSTAIMAPAIFLSVAAFLLNIVISRIIAQQREQIAALKAFGYTHVEVGLHYLHMVLVISLTGTVIGAGLGFWMAANIVHLYEEFYKFPQLEFQVDWLAIALAFLLTTAAALIGTWLSVREVIALPPAEAMRPAPPANYRPTLIERIVPAGSLPSEVRMVIRNVARKPLKASLSILGIAMAVAVMIVGNFSLDSINYMMDFQFRLAQRQDISVSFVEPATASVVYEVSRLPGVQESETMRSVAAEVKFQNRSRRVGILGLQHDPQLYRLLDSREQVVQVPDFGIMLNSKLADLLGAQRGDLVTLEILEDKRPTVEIEVTAIVEEYTGVNAYMNKQQLHKLLKESEVASGAYLKVDSSRLQDVFRELEQRSGVGSVAIKLAVLESFNETIAKNLLVMRSFIILFAAVIAIGVVYNSARISLSERSRDLATMRVVGFTRREVSIVLLGEIGLFTVCAIPIGCLLGYGLAGVMAEGLDTDNYRIPLVVSRETFALAAMVVVVATFLSGLIVQRRIIELDLVAVLKMRE from the coding sequence ATGTTAAAGCTCGATCGCAAATTGATTCGCGACCTGATGCAGATGAAAGGCCAAGTGGTCGCGATCGTGCTGGTGATCGCTGCCGGAGTGGCGACGTTTGTGATGTCGATGTGTTCCTACGCATCGCTGGCGACGAGCAAAGATTCGTTTTATCGCGAGTTCCGATTTGCGGATGTTTTTTCGTCGGCCCGCCGCGTCCCCGACACGATGCTGCCGCGGATCGCACAGATCTCGGGCGTCGCGTCGGTCGAAGCTCGGATCGTCGACGACGTGCTGCTGGACGTTCCGGAGATGGCCGATCCCGCAACCGCTCGGCTGATCTCGGTCCCAGAATACGGCGACGCGGTGCTGAATAAGCTGTACATCGCTCGCGGCCGCATGCTCGAAGCGGGCCGAACCGGAGAGGTCGTCGTTTCCGAAGTTTTTGCCGATGCCCACGGCTTTGTCGCCGGCGACACCGTCGATGCGATCATCAATGGCCGGCGTCAAACGCTGAAAATCGTCGGCGTCGCCCTCTCGCCCGAATACGTGCTTCAGGTGCAACCGGGCAGCATCATGCCCGACAACAAGCGGTTTGGCGTCTTCTGGATCAACCAACGCGATCTCGAAGCGGCACTGGACATGACCGGTGCGTTTAACAGTGTCACGCTGAAGCTCGCCTACGACAGCAACGTCGACGAGGTGATCGACCAGTTAGATCGATTGCTCAAACCGTTTGGCAGCGTCGGCGCGTACGATCGCGATCAACAGATCTCGCATCAATTCCTGTCCGACGAAATGGCGCAACTGCGTTCGACGGCAATCATGGCTCCCGCGATCTTCCTCTCGGTCGCTGCGTTTCTGCTGAACATCGTGATCTCGCGGATCATCGCTCAACAGCGAGAACAGATCGCCGCGTTAAAGGCGTTTGGATACACGCACGTCGAAGTCGGCCTGCATTATCTGCACATGGTGTTGGTGATCTCGTTGACCGGCACGGTGATCGGGGCCGGGCTGGGCTTTTGGATGGCGGCGAATATCGTTCATCTGTACGAAGAGTTCTACAAATTCCCGCAGCTCGAATTTCAAGTCGATTGGTTGGCGATCGCACTGGCGTTTCTGTTGACGACCGCCGCGGCATTGATCGGCACTTGGTTGAGTGTTCGCGAAGTGATCGCGCTGCCGCCGGCCGAAGCGATGCGTCCTGCGCCGCCGGCCAATTATCGCCCCACGCTGATCGAACGGATCGTCCCGGCCGGATCGCTACCATCGGAGGTTCGGATGGTGATTCGTAACGTGGCCCGCAAGCCTTTGAAAGCGAGCCTCTCGATCCTCGGAATAGCAATGGCGGTTGCGGTGATGATCGTCGGTAACTTCTCGCTCGATTCGATCAACTACATGATGGACTTTCAATTCCGGCTGGCACAGCGGCAGGATATCTCGGTGAGTTTTGTAGAACCGGCGACCGCCTCGGTCGTCTACGAAGTTTCCCGTTTGCCCGGGGTGCAGGAGAGCGAAACGATGCGCTCGGTCGCGGCGGAGGTGAAGTTCCAGAACCGCTCGCGGCGGGTAGGGATCTTGGGACTGCAACACGATCCTCAGTTGTATCGCTTGCTAGACAGTCGCGAACAGGTGGTCCAGGTTCCCGATTTCGGGATCATGCTCAACAGCAAGCTCGCCGATCTGCTTGGCGCCCAGCGAGGAGATCTTGTCACGCTGGAGATTCTGGAGGACAAACGCCCGACGGTGGAGATCGAAGTCACGGCGATCGTCGAGGAATACACAGGCGTCAACGCCTATATGAACAAACAACAGTTGCACAAGTTGTTGAAAGAATCGGAGGTTGCGTCGGGGGCCTATCTGAAGGTGGATTCGAGCCGATTGCAGGATGTCTTTCGCGAATTGGAGCAGCGCTCAGGGGTCGGTAGCGTTGCGATTAAGTTGGCAGTGTTGGAGAGTTTCAACGAGACGATCGCCAAAAACTTGCTAGTGATGCGTTCGTTTATCATTTTGTTTGCCGCAGTGATCGCGATCGGCGTGGTCTACAATAGCGCACGGATTTCGTTGTCCGAACGCAGCCGCGACTTGGCGACGATGCGCGTCGTCGGATTCACCCGCCGCGAAGTCTCAATCGTCCTGTTGGGTGAGATCGGGCTGTTTACTGTGTGTGCGATTCCGATAGGCTGTTTATTAGGATACGGCCTGGCGGGCGTGATGGCAGAGGGACTCGACACCGACAACTACCGAATCCCGTTGGTCGTCAGCCGCGAGACCTTCGCATTGGCCGCGATGGTCGTTGTCGTCGCGACCTTCCTGTCGGGTTTGATCGTGCAGCGGCGGATCATCGAACTGGATCTTGTCGCCGTGTTGAAGATGCGTGAGTAA
- a CDS encoding ABC transporter ATP-binding protein has protein sequence MSHAGSQTAVFRAVDVAKIYRMGEVQVHALRGVSLDLFDGEFIVLLGASGSGKSTLLNILGGLDTPTSGTVHYLDRELTASDDAELTQYRRQSVGFVFQFYNLIPSLTARENVELITEIASSPMDPLEALELVQLRDRANHFPAQLSGGEQQRVAIARAIAKKPKVLLCDEPTGALDVHTGIVVLEAIARINRELGTTTAVITHNAVIAQMADRVISLSDGQIAGVQTNTDKRSAQALQW, from the coding sequence ATGTCGCACGCAGGCTCGCAAACCGCAGTTTTCCGAGCTGTCGACGTCGCGAAGATCTATCGCATGGGAGAAGTCCAGGTGCACGCGCTGCGAGGCGTTTCGTTGGACCTGTTCGACGGCGAGTTCATCGTTTTGCTGGGCGCCTCGGGCAGCGGCAAGTCGACGTTATTAAACATCCTCGGCGGGCTCGATACGCCGACCTCCGGAACGGTTCATTATTTGGACCGCGAGCTGACAGCAAGCGACGATGCCGAACTCACCCAATACCGGCGGCAGAGCGTCGGATTTGTCTTCCAGTTCTACAATCTGATCCCCAGCCTGACAGCTCGAGAAAATGTCGAACTGATCACCGAGATCGCCAGTTCGCCGATGGATCCGTTGGAAGCCTTGGAACTGGTGCAATTGCGTGACCGAGCAAATCACTTTCCCGCTCAATTGTCCGGCGGCGAACAACAGCGAGTGGCGATCGCGCGGGCGATCGCTAAGAAACCGAAGGTCTTGTTGTGCGATGAACCAACCGGCGCGTTAGACGTTCACACCGGGATCGTCGTCTTGGAAGCGATCGCCAGGATCAATCGCGAACTGGGAACCACGACTGCCGTGATCACGCACAATGCCGTGATCGCGCAGATGGCCGATCGCGTGATCTCGCTGTCCGATGGGCAGATCGCGGGCGTGCAGACCAACACCGACAAACGATCGGCTCAGGCGTTGCAATGGTGA
- a CDS encoding TM2 domain-containing protein, which produces MNTYQPQTHSTTIGYICWIFGFFGAHRFYFGRPISGTIWAFTLGFFLIGWIIDLFLIPSMSRTANLRYNSGPFDFNVAWILLTFLGVFGIHRFYMGKWLTGLLWLCTGGLFMFGYLYDMWTLNAQVSECNYEAYAGQSAMTMG; this is translated from the coding sequence ATGAATACCTATCAACCGCAAACGCACTCGACCACGATCGGCTACATCTGTTGGATCTTCGGATTTTTTGGAGCCCACCGATTCTACTTCGGTCGCCCGATCAGTGGCACGATCTGGGCGTTTACCCTCGGCTTCTTCTTGATCGGTTGGATCATCGATCTGTTCCTGATCCCAAGCATGAGCCGCACGGCGAACCTACGTTACAACAGCGGTCCGTTTGACTTCAACGTCGCTTGGATTCTGCTGACGTTTCTTGGGGTGTTTGGAATCCACCGCTTCTACATGGGCAAGTGGCTGACCGGCCTGTTGTGGCTCTGTACCGGCGGACTATTCATGTTTGGATATCTATACGACATGTGGACACTTAACGCACAGGTCAGCGAATGCAATTACGAGGCTTACGCTGGCCAATCGGCGATGACGATGGGTTAG
- a CDS encoding amino acid kinase family protein, producing the protein MTDKKPPIRVVKLGGSLLINADLEVAVRRWLTAQTQRKTAIIVGGGELIDVMRAMDRRFELDLAAMHWRCIRLLRHTFEIVAELMPELVPIGDATTLNRWSHDSRDRSAALVAVDAFYGPNSRGPISLPTNWATTTDSIAALLAQQLEATDLVLLKSCSVAKEIDWPEAARREIVDAAFPQFIEGIPEVRMVNLKDHLPGTTLQRED; encoded by the coding sequence ATGACCGACAAAAAGCCTCCCATCCGAGTCGTCAAGCTCGGCGGCAGTCTATTGATCAACGCCGACCTCGAGGTGGCGGTTCGGCGATGGTTGACGGCTCAGACACAGCGGAAGACAGCGATCATCGTAGGCGGCGGAGAACTGATCGACGTGATGCGAGCGATGGATCGACGCTTTGAACTCGATCTCGCCGCGATGCATTGGCGTTGCATTCGGCTGTTGCGACACACCTTCGAGATCGTGGCGGAGCTGATGCCCGAGCTTGTCCCGATCGGCGACGCGACAACCCTGAATCGATGGAGCCACGATTCCAGAGACCGATCTGCGGCGTTGGTCGCTGTCGATGCGTTTTACGGTCCAAACTCGCGCGGTCCGATCAGTCTGCCAACGAACTGGGCGACGACCACCGATTCGATCGCAGCCCTGCTGGCTCAACAGTTAGAAGCGACGGATCTAGTGCTTTTAAAGAGCTGCTCCGTCGCAAAGGAGATCGATTGGCCGGAGGCCGCGCGACGCGAGATCGTCGACGCCGCCTTTCCGCAATTCATCGAAGGCATCCCCGAGGTGCGAATGGTGAATCTAAAGGATCACCTGCCAGGGACGACTCTGCAACGAGAGGACTAA
- a CDS encoding hydantoinase/oxoprolinase family protein, translating into MNDAMLAQAAASKSEPPDMRWIGIDVGGANIKAADTSGWTSAESFALWKYPERLADQLRQLLPTPTAATRYALTMTGELADCFLDRSQGVRQIVDAVVEATQLKASAGVDPLCIYSLDGQWLRADEAKSSPDDVAAANWHATASYAARYLGDNETGLMIDIGSTTTDLIAIDSRGVQTRSRTDVDRLERSELLYLGVGRTPLCGLTSSLPFRGRDIPVMAEFFATTDDCFLVLGRTAAMPENCDSADGKPRTVENSVNRIARMFGLDHRSFTFDDAVLASNQIEAILKDRIATGIAKVASDSSAWVIAGHGEWLLPKSVARQISLTQELGAERSRVGPAYALACLAEATFA; encoded by the coding sequence ATGAACGACGCCATGTTGGCCCAAGCAGCCGCCTCGAAATCCGAACCGCCCGACATGCGTTGGATCGGAATCGACGTCGGCGGTGCCAACATCAAAGCCGCCGATACCTCGGGCTGGACGTCCGCCGAATCCTTTGCGTTGTGGAAGTATCCCGAACGTCTAGCGGATCAACTGAGACAGTTGCTGCCAACTCCAACCGCAGCAACGCGATACGCCCTGACGATGACCGGCGAACTGGCCGACTGTTTCCTCGATCGCTCGCAAGGTGTTCGCCAGATCGTCGACGCCGTCGTTGAAGCCACGCAATTGAAAGCGTCCGCCGGCGTCGATCCACTGTGCATCTACAGCTTGGATGGCCAATGGCTGCGAGCCGATGAGGCGAAGTCGTCACCAGACGACGTCGCGGCGGCGAACTGGCACGCGACGGCCAGCTACGCCGCACGATATCTCGGTGACAATGAAACCGGATTGATGATCGACATCGGGTCGACGACAACCGATCTGATCGCAATCGATTCCCGCGGCGTGCAAACGCGTTCGCGGACCGACGTCGACCGTCTGGAACGTTCCGAATTACTCTACCTTGGCGTCGGGCGAACTCCACTGTGCGGTCTGACTTCGTCCCTGCCGTTTCGGGGACGCGACATTCCTGTGATGGCGGAGTTCTTCGCAACGACCGACGATTGTTTTTTGGTCCTGGGTCGAACCGCAGCGATGCCCGAGAATTGTGATTCGGCCGATGGAAAGCCGCGAACTGTCGAGAACAGCGTCAATCGGATCGCCCGCATGTTTGGCCTGGATCACCGCAGCTTCACTTTTGACGACGCGGTCCTCGCATCCAATCAGATTGAAGCGATTTTGAAAGATCGCATCGCCACGGGAATCGCCAAAGTTGCAAGCGATTCATCCGCGTGGGTCATCGCCGGGCATGGCGAATGGTTGTTGCCCAAGTCGGTGGCGCGGCAGATTTCGCTGACTCAAGAGCTAGGGGCCGAGCGGTCCCGTGTCGGTCCGGCTTACGCGCTCGCCTGCCTCGCCGAGGCGACTTTCGCATGA
- a CDS encoding ATP-grasp domain-containing protein translates to MQVFIGEYTIGGGLVSTPLASLPQSLLAEGTAMHHAICDDANRCARVVTTIDSRLPHRIDESIQTIPVDSSADLISQWLAASADCDAAILIAPESDRLLYKLVAAFRGFGRNVIAGNANFLASATDKLQLSQRLREAKIPHPISFGPRQAPQKTRDKGWIMKPNDGCGAIEIQRFGSFTHADNQRRRRTGDWIIQAYHPGQAVSIAAIVTPVGIHWLPACLQKIESPCFTYHGGKCPLPAAIVDRAESLAAAALDALIDRSSLCADAASPVGYVGVDLVLADDPRNDVVIEINPRLTTSYVGVRHLMKSNLAATMFGLDAAPPVLDGSVSAVRWDGAGRVDISPTGSGPCRRNPSKIPQSQ, encoded by the coding sequence ATGCAGGTCTTCATTGGTGAATACACAATCGGCGGTGGTCTCGTTTCAACTCCCTTGGCCTCGCTTCCGCAGAGCTTGCTGGCCGAAGGAACCGCCATGCATCACGCGATCTGCGACGACGCAAACCGATGTGCCCGCGTGGTCACGACGATCGACTCCCGTTTGCCCCATCGCATCGACGAGTCGATCCAAACGATCCCGGTCGATAGCTCCGCCGACCTGATCTCGCAATGGTTGGCCGCGTCGGCCGACTGCGACGCCGCGATCCTGATCGCACCGGAATCCGATCGGCTGCTCTATAAATTAGTCGCCGCGTTTCGAGGCTTCGGCCGCAACGTGATCGCAGGGAATGCCAACTTCCTCGCTTCGGCAACCGACAAATTACAACTGAGCCAACGTTTACGGGAAGCGAAGATTCCTCATCCGATCTCCTTTGGCCCACGGCAAGCTCCGCAGAAGACAAGGGACAAGGGATGGATCATGAAACCAAACGACGGCTGCGGAGCGATCGAGATTCAGCGTTTTGGCTCCTTCACCCACGCCGACAACCAACGCCGACGCCGCACCGGTGACTGGATTATCCAAGCCTATCACCCTGGGCAAGCGGTCAGCATCGCCGCGATCGTGACTCCCGTCGGGATCCATTGGTTGCCAGCCTGTTTGCAGAAAATCGAGTCCCCCTGTTTCACTTATCACGGTGGCAAATGCCCGCTCCCCGCCGCGATCGTCGACCGTGCCGAATCGTTAGCAGCCGCTGCGCTCGATGCCCTGATCGACCGATCGTCGCTCTGCGCCGATGCCGCCAGCCCGGTCGGCTACGTTGGCGTCGATCTAGTTCTCGCCGACGACCCGCGCAACGATGTCGTGATCGAGATCAATCCTCGATTGACGACCTCTTATGTTGGCGTTCGCCATTTGATGAAAAGCAATCTTGCTGCAACAATGTTCGGCCTCGACGCGGCACCGCCGGTTCTTGATGGCTCGGTTTCCGCAGTCCGTTGGGACGGGGCGGGGCGTGTCGACATATCGCCGACCGGCTCCGGCCCCTGCCGCCGCAACCCATCCAAAATTCCGCAATCGCAATGA
- a CDS encoding VWA domain-containing protein has translation MATPKPIAPEQLCRWRLILGASSQDLLNQYGGGDLSLDADQQLMDEALAAIYDQTQEGSESGGKRSAGSGGSSPRLAKWLGDIRTYFSEDVVAVIQQDAIDRKGMRGLLLEPELLKNVQPNVQLVGTLLSLGGQIPERTKETARMVVRAVADKIKLTLEQRIRQAVQGALNRNEHSPIPHANSIDWKWTIGRNLKNYNAQLGRLIPERVYFYSRAQRTNNWTVIVDMDQSGSMADSVVYGAVTGSIFASLPALKTHVVAFDTEVVDLTETCGDDPVDMLFGVQLGGGTDINKSVAYCEQFITEPSETLFILLTDLFEGGNQSQLVRRLGEMVESGVRVLCLLALSDSGTPCFDEALARRLSALGIPCFACTPDRLPELVEGALRGQDLQSLATRIKSGDSH, from the coding sequence ATGGCGACTCCCAAACCAATCGCTCCCGAACAGCTTTGCCGCTGGCGTTTGATCCTCGGAGCAAGCTCGCAGGATCTGCTGAACCAGTACGGCGGCGGCGACCTTTCCCTCGACGCCGATCAGCAATTGATGGACGAAGCCTTGGCGGCGATCTACGACCAGACGCAGGAAGGTTCCGAATCGGGCGGCAAGCGTTCAGCCGGTTCGGGCGGATCCTCACCTCGGTTGGCAAAATGGCTCGGCGACATCCGCACCTACTTTTCCGAAGACGTCGTCGCCGTGATCCAACAGGATGCGATCGACCGCAAAGGGATGCGGGGTTTGTTGCTGGAACCGGAACTACTCAAAAACGTTCAGCCCAACGTGCAACTGGTCGGGACGCTGTTGAGTCTTGGTGGTCAGATTCCCGAGCGAACCAAAGAGACGGCGCGGATGGTCGTCCGAGCGGTCGCCGACAAGATCAAACTCACGCTGGAACAACGGATCCGGCAAGCGGTCCAAGGGGCGCTCAATCGGAACGAACACTCTCCGATCCCGCACGCCAACAGCATCGATTGGAAGTGGACGATCGGGCGGAATCTGAAAAACTACAACGCCCAATTGGGACGCTTGATTCCCGAACGGGTCTATTTCTATTCGCGGGCCCAACGGACGAACAACTGGACCGTGATCGTCGATATGGATCAGAGCGGTTCGATGGCCGATTCGGTTGTCTACGGCGCGGTCACCGGTTCGATCTTCGCCAGCCTCCCCGCCCTGAAGACACACGTCGTCGCCTTTGACACCGAAGTCGTCGACCTAACCGAGACCTGCGGCGACGATCCGGTCGACATGCTTTTTGGCGTTCAATTGGGCGGCGGCACCGACATCAACAAATCGGTCGCCTACTGTGAACAATTTATCACCGAACCGAGCGAGACGCTGTTCATCCTGCTGACCGATCTGTTCGAAGGGGGCAACCAATCGCAATTGGTCCGTCGATTGGGCGAGATGGTCGAATCGGGAGTCCGCGTTCTGTGCCTGTTGGCCCTCTCCGACAGCGGCACGCCCTGTTTTGACGAAGCCCTCGCCCGGCGACTGTCCGCTCTGGGCATCCCCTGTTTCGCCTGCACTCCCGATCGTTTACCCGAATTGGTCGAAGGGGCACTTCGCGGTCAAGACTTGCAATCGCTGGCAACTCGAATTAAGTCTGGGGACTCGCATTAA